In Rutidosis leptorrhynchoides isolate AG116_Rl617_1_P2 chromosome 2, CSIRO_AGI_Rlap_v1, whole genome shotgun sequence, one genomic interval encodes:
- the LOC139888048 gene encoding uncharacterized protein, with product MKNKDNVWKITKWFEGHICYGSVQSNNNRCLTSTIIATDTISYISQDIAYEAWNSRRIAIERLFGTWQSNLAELPTYVDELLHTNPDTIVRWAFGPQVEYGVHTFKYLIWAFGPAIIAYQQCIPIVCIDETHLKGNYIGKMLTAVAKNVNGQILPVAFAVVDNESNESWAWFLKLVQTHVNVIKRDLCIISDRHVGILNAMANQQYGWHHRYCLRHIRSNLMTKFNRNTELKKLCWRAGSTMQSNRYKLAVRVIKTVSEAAWKYLEDADIHKWTLFRDSFRLRLGNLTTNTVESLNSVLRHARMMPVKACMDYTFHYTREHFNTQETTAHEWQAPLSKSMWTQFQEHEKLASAYTVTCYNQQTGVYKVQSTYQRSDDGGAEYTAKYLKKCTCGRWQHQRMPCSHGIAVCRMRNKDPKNLISIYYTTTTWREQYSYHLHLLRDTTYWTTVNWTMKADPTRLITHRGRRQSRRHHNEMDETHNRDTGPPRCDFCSQPGHNRNSCPTRFG from the exons ATGAAAAATAAGGATAATGTGTGGAAAATTACAAAATGGTTTGAGGGACACATTTGTTATGGAAGCGTGCAAAGTAACAACAATCGTTGCTTAACTTCCACCATAATTGCTACTGATACTATATCTTATATTAGTCAAGATATTGCGTATGAG GCTTGGAATTCAAGGCGTATTGCAATTGAACGTTTGTTTGGAACTTGGCAAAGCAACTTGGCAGAATTGCCCACATATGTCGATGAATTGCTTCACACCAATCCGGATACTATTGTTCGATGGGCGTTTGGCCCTCAAGTAGAATATGGTGTCCACACATTCAAATATCTAATCTGGGCATTTGGCCCCGCTATTATAGCGTACCAACAATGTATTCCTATAGTTTGTATTGATGAGACTCATTTGAAGGGTAACTACATTGGCAAGATGCTTACAGCAGTAGCCAAAAATGTCAACGGGCAAATTCTGCCTGTTGCATTTGCAGTAGTTGATAATGAATCGAACGAAAGTTGGGCTTGGTTTTTGAAACTGGTCCAAACACATGTTAATGTCATTAAAAGAGATTTGTGTATTATATCTGATCGTCATGTTGGTATACTTAATGCGATGGCTAACCAGCAATATGGTTGGCATCATCGTTATTGCTTGCGCCACATTCGTAGTAACTTGATGACAAAGTTTAATAGAAACACCGAGTTGAAGAAGTTGTGTTGGAGGGCCGGTTCCACGATGCAAAGTAATAGATACAAACTTGCAGTGCGTGTAATTAAAACAGTGAGTGAGGCAGCTTGGAAATATTTAGAAGACGCTGATATTCATAAGTGGACTTTGTTTAGAGACAGCTTTCGTTTGCGGTTGGGTAACTTAACAACAAACACAGTCGAGTCGTTAAACAGTGTTTTGCGTCATGCACGTATGATGCCAGTCAAAGCGTGTATGGATTATACATTTCACTACACAAGAGAGCACTTCAACACGCAAGAAACAACCGCTCATGAATGGCAAGCACCACTATCGAAGTCTATGTGGACACAGTTTCAAGAACATGAAAAACTTGCTTCTGCTTACACGGTAACATGCTATAACCAGCAAACAGGGGTGTACAAAGTTCAATCTACATATCAAAGAAGCGATGATGGTGGGGCAGAGTACACTGCTAAATATTTAAAAAAGTGCACTTGTGGAAGATGGCAACATCAAAGAATGCCTTGCTCTCATGGCATTGCAGTATGTCGCATGAGAAATAAAGATCCAAAAAACTTGATCAGTATATACTACACTACTACCACGTGGAGGGAACAATATAGTTATCACTTACATCTACTAAGAGATACCACATACTGGACCACAGTAAACTGGACAATGAAGGCCGATCCAACACGATTGATCACACATAGGGGTAGGAGACAATCACGACGACACCATAATGAAATGGATGAAACGCACAACAGAGATACAGGTCCACCTAGGTGTGATTTTTGCTCACAACCAGGCCATAACAGGAATTCGTGTCCTACTAGGTTCGGTTAA